From the genome of Leptolyngbya iicbica LK, one region includes:
- the hypB gene encoding hydrogenase nickel incorporation protein HypB has protein sequence MCVTCGCSDGAQATYTRPGAATTGATESPSHSHVLADGTVVTHSHDEHDHAPHEHAHHGNGHHQVSHPAIAIPAASQPSAETHALAHGTTLTLEQNLLAKNDRLATQNRDWFRAHSITALNLVSSPGAGKTTLLVRTIADLQAEIPITVIEGDQETANDAERIAATGCPTIQVNTGTGCHLEAAMIDRGLQALNPPDHSLVLIENVGNLVCPALFDLGEHAKVAMLSVTEGEDKPLKYPHMFRASQVMVLTKIDLLPYVNFDVQRCLDYARQVNPQLRIFQVSATTGAGLADWYDWLKATVQSAEA, from the coding sequence ATGTGCGTAACCTGTGGCTGCTCCGATGGGGCACAAGCAACCTATACCCGACCGGGCGCAGCGACGACTGGCGCGACGGAGTCCCCTAGCCATAGCCATGTGTTGGCCGATGGGACGGTGGTCACCCACAGCCATGATGAGCACGACCATGCCCCTCACGAGCACGCCCATCATGGCAATGGTCATCATCAGGTCAGTCACCCAGCGATCGCGATCCCCGCAGCCTCCCAACCATCGGCCGAGACCCATGCGCTGGCCCACGGCACGACTCTAACGCTGGAGCAAAATCTACTCGCGAAAAACGATCGCCTCGCCACCCAAAATCGCGACTGGTTTAGGGCTCACAGCATTACGGCGCTGAATCTCGTGAGTTCACCCGGAGCGGGCAAAACGACCCTGCTCGTGCGGACGATCGCTGACCTGCAAGCAGAAATCCCCATCACGGTGATTGAAGGCGATCAGGAAACCGCCAACGATGCCGAACGCATCGCGGCGACCGGCTGCCCGACCATTCAAGTGAATACCGGGACAGGCTGCCACCTCGAAGCCGCCATGATCGATCGCGGCCTGCAAGCCCTCAATCCTCCGGACCATTCCCTCGTACTGATTGAAAATGTCGGCAATCTCGTCTGTCCTGCCCTGTTTGATTTGGGCGAACACGCTAAAGTCGCGATGCTCTCCGTCACCGAAGGCGAAGACAAACCGCTGAAATATCCCCACATGTTTCGCGCCAGCCAGGTGATGGTGCTAACCAAAATTGATTTGCTGCCCTACGTCAATTTTGATGTGCAGCGCTGTCTCGATTATGCCCGTCAGGTCAATCCTCAATTGCGCATCTTTCAAGTCTCAGCCACTACGGGCGCTGGCTTAGCCGACTGGTATGACTGGCTTAAAGCGACGGTGCAGAGCGCTGAGGCTTAG
- a CDS encoding sodium:solute symporter family protein: protein MENTAFSWGIITFLLGTLGIGVWASQQIKGDSVNFLVAGRGLALPLAGATLMAQSVDSNATLGNTDLSSEFGFWAGAALPVGLSLCLLLTGLFLAKPMNRMGLITIPDFYRVKYGRTVELLAACIMTVSFSFLLAGNLVAGGFMFENFLGLSYFGGITLLAVLVFAYTVSGGLFAVAYTDFIQVFIALLGAWGLLLYVLFNFGIDIAPGMGPLGFEQLTSVGSGAAINWASIIALGFGNMVAIDFMARIFAAESPKTAQRACFVASLGTLIVGIPFSVLALGAGGIFAQAGVTADGPVLFALLENVVPPVLGLLVLAAILSASLSTADGAILGTSSVLAHNVLGIRHASAHDASGGDRLLLITRLMAIVITILGVFLGLRVPQTGVLLLLAFDMSFAGLVVPLIGGLYWARSTRQGALACIIVGSLTRFAFFIFMPTMFGVDNTLLYIPNSLFTIDFDGFPTLISPIVGLVAFWVVSNLTYRPQSPEEQRAKVLEKTQAL, encoded by the coding sequence ATGGAAAATACTGCATTTTCGTGGGGAATTATCACATTTCTCCTCGGTACTTTAGGCATTGGGGTCTGGGCCTCACAACAAATTAAAGGGGATAGCGTTAACTTTTTAGTCGCTGGTAGAGGGTTGGCATTACCCTTGGCGGGCGCGACTTTGATGGCTCAATCGGTTGATTCTAATGCCACTTTGGGGAATACCGATCTTTCTTCTGAATTTGGCTTTTGGGCGGGGGCAGCCCTGCCAGTGGGCCTGTCTTTATGTCTGCTGCTAACGGGCTTATTTTTAGCCAAACCCATGAACCGCATGGGGCTCATCACCATTCCAGATTTTTATCGCGTGAAATATGGGCGCACGGTAGAGCTGCTGGCAGCCTGCATTATGACCGTCAGCTTTTCCTTTTTGCTGGCGGGTAATTTGGTGGCTGGCGGCTTTATGTTTGAAAACTTTTTGGGGTTGAGCTACTTCGGCGGTATCACCCTGTTAGCGGTGTTGGTGTTTGCTTACACGGTGTCTGGGGGGCTGTTTGCGGTCGCCTACACCGATTTTATTCAAGTCTTTATTGCGCTACTCGGCGCTTGGGGGCTGTTGCTTTATGTCTTATTTAACTTTGGCATCGATATTGCGCCTGGCATGGGGCCTTTGGGCTTTGAGCAATTAACGTCGGTGGGGTCGGGCGCAGCGATTAACTGGGCCAGCATTATTGCCCTGGGCTTTGGCAACATGGTGGCGATTGATTTTATGGCCCGTATTTTTGCGGCAGAGAGTCCCAAGACAGCTCAACGAGCTTGCTTTGTAGCGTCTTTAGGCACTCTGATTGTGGGCATTCCGTTCTCCGTTCTGGCGTTGGGGGCAGGCGGTATTTTTGCCCAAGCTGGCGTCACGGCAGATGGCCCTGTGCTCTTTGCCTTGCTGGAAAATGTGGTGCCACCCGTGTTGGGTTTGTTGGTGTTGGCGGCGATTTTGTCGGCATCGTTATCCACAGCGGATGGGGCCATTTTGGGCACGTCTTCGGTGTTAGCGCATAACGTATTGGGGATTCGCCATGCGTCAGCCCATGATGCGAGCGGGGGCGATCGCCTGTTGCTCATCACCCGGTTAATGGCGATCGTCATTACTATATTGGGGGTCTTTTTGGGCCTGCGGGTGCCCCAGACCGGCGTGCTCCTGCTGCTGGCGTTTGATATGAGTTTTGCGGGCTTGGTCGTGCCTTTGATTGGGGGGCTTTATTGGGCTCGTTCAACGCGGCAGGGGGCACTGGCCTGCATCATTGTCGGTTCGCTTACCCGCTTTGCTTTTTTCATTTTTATGCCGACGATGTTTGGCGTCGACAACACGCTGCTATATATTCCCAACAGTTTGTTCACGATCGACTTTGATGGGTTTCCCACGCTGATTAGTCCGATTGTGGGACTCGTGGCATTTTGGGTGGTGTCAAATCTGACCTACCGGCCTCAAAGTCCGGAAGAGCAACGGGCCAAAGTCTTGGAGAAGACTCAGGCCCTGTAG
- a CDS encoding rhomboid family intramembrane serine protease, with protein MTSEKSDRELKAELQRLMAEVEADAPPAANYSSEPAASPAKTSNQSSALAQIKANFFLPLWILAIPWTQEIIDQVFFGGQWNLILHPRSLIGIPGIFLSAFSHSGFIHLISNTIGFAIFSWLILAKSRRDYWTVFLIGWLGGGAISWLVGPTSVHGLSGVVYTLFGYLLVIGWLERRVIPLLISVFVLLNYSATLWGIFPTNPMVAWWGHLIGFILGVFAAYGVYREPKKTLP; from the coding sequence GTGACTTCAGAAAAAAGCGATCGCGAATTAAAAGCAGAATTGCAGCGTCTGATGGCGGAAGTTGAAGCCGATGCGCCGCCCGCCGCTAACTATTCATCGGAGCCAGCCGCTTCGCCGGCTAAAACGTCTAACCAGAGCAGTGCATTGGCACAAATTAAAGCCAACTTTTTTCTGCCTCTGTGGATTTTGGCAATCCCTTGGACCCAGGAAATTATTGATCAAGTATTTTTTGGTGGGCAGTGGAATTTGATTCTCCATCCCCGTAGTCTGATTGGCATCCCAGGGATCTTTCTGTCGGCATTCTCCCATAGCGGCTTCATTCACCTCATTAGCAACACCATTGGGTTTGCAATCTTTAGCTGGCTGATTTTAGCTAAGAGTCGACGAGATTATTGGACGGTATTTCTGATCGGCTGGCTCGGCGGCGGTGCGATTTCTTGGCTCGTCGGACCCACAAGTGTCCATGGGCTCAGTGGAGTTGTTTATACCCTTTTTGGCTATTTGCTAGTCATCGGCTGGCTCGAGCGGCGGGTTATTCCCTTGCTTATCTCAGTCTTTGTTTTGCTCAATTACAGCGCCACTTTATGGGGCATATTTCCCACCAATCCGATGGTGGCTTGGTGGGGCCATTTGATTGGCTTCATACTGGGGGTATTTGCGGCCTACGGCGTCTATCGTGAACCGAAAAAGACTTTACCTTAG
- the cheB gene encoding chemotaxis-specific protein-glutamate methyltransferase CheB — protein MASRPIRLLLVEDSPVALAILQRLLRDHPAIEIVGIAANGVEALQLIPQVDPQIICTDLHMPKMDGLTLTREVMARFPRPILVVSASVQDEDTQNVFRLLEAGALDIFPKPRTGLAAEYEKVQQELINKIRVLSGVSVFTQHRREVRPTPLPPPPPASAIAASHQLDIRAPRVLAIGASTGGPQALQTILQALPKQFPVPILCVQHISSGFLQGLIDWLNLKSALHIKIAVAGEMPAPGTVYFPPERHHMQIDRYGRFELTQSPPVAGHCPSVTVLLESVAAYYRRSAVGIVLTGMGRDGAEGLHAIALAGGTTIAQDEATCVVFGMPKEAIALNAAQHILPIDNIAPFLLNRVFASALQNF, from the coding sequence ATGGCATCGCGCCCGATTCGGCTGTTATTGGTGGAAGATTCGCCCGTTGCGCTGGCGATTTTGCAGCGGCTGCTGCGCGACCATCCGGCGATCGAAATTGTGGGGATTGCCGCTAACGGCGTTGAGGCGCTGCAGCTGATTCCCCAGGTCGATCCGCAGATTATCTGTACCGATCTGCACATGCCCAAAATGGACGGCCTGACCCTGACCCGTGAGGTGATGGCCCGTTTCCCCCGCCCGATTTTAGTGGTGAGCGCATCAGTACAAGACGAAGACACGCAAAATGTGTTTCGCCTGCTGGAAGCAGGCGCCCTCGACATTTTTCCCAAGCCGCGTACGGGGCTGGCGGCTGAATATGAAAAAGTTCAGCAGGAGCTGATCAACAAAATTCGCGTACTCTCGGGCGTGTCAGTGTTTACCCAGCACCGGCGCGAGGTGCGTCCCACCCCACTGCCGCCCCCGCCGCCAGCATCGGCGATCGCGGCCTCCCATCAACTTGATATTCGCGCCCCCCGCGTGCTGGCGATTGGGGCTTCGACTGGGGGGCCACAGGCGCTGCAGACCATCTTGCAAGCCTTGCCCAAACAGTTTCCGGTGCCGATTTTATGTGTGCAGCACATCAGCAGCGGCTTTTTGCAAGGACTGATTGATTGGCTCAATCTCAAAAGTGCGTTGCACATCAAAATTGCCGTGGCCGGAGAAATGCCCGCCCCTGGTACGGTCTACTTTCCCCCCGAGCGACATCACATGCAGATTGATCGCTACGGTCGGTTTGAGCTCACGCAGTCGCCCCCGGTGGCGGGGCATTGTCCTTCGGTGACGGTACTGCTGGAGTCGGTAGCGGCATACTATCGCCGCTCGGCTGTGGGCATCGTGTTGACGGGGATGGGTCGCGATGGCGCTGAAGGCTTACACGCGATCGCCCTCGCGGGGGGCACCACCATCGCCCAAGACGAAGCCACCTGTGTCGTGTTTGGCATGCCGAAAGAAGCGATCGCCTTGAACGCAGCGCAGCATATTTTGCCCATCGACAACATCGCGCCCTTTTTACTCAATCGCGTGTTTGCCTCCGCTCTCCAAAATTTTTAG
- the hypE gene encoding hydrogenase expression/formation protein HypE, which translates to MTISSSARAKLPRLRDKTITLAHGSGGQAMQDLIAALFVSQFEGQLPTALEDQARIPLAELTAQGDRLAFTTDSYVVDPLFFPGGDIGSLAVNGTVNDLAVSGAVPRYLTCAMILEEGLPIDVLKQVVASMVTAAQQAGVKIVTGDTKVVPRGGADKLFINTAGVGVMRRGVTPAAVHIQPGDAVLVNGPIGNHGATILVAREQFALETEIHSDCQPLNGLVDAIVTACPAVRAMRDATRGGLATVLNEFAESAQVGIRLIEDDLPVDEAVRGLCELLGLDPLYLANEGKLVVVVPPDQADTVLAAMQTHPAGVHSRVIGHVIDGQRVALKTGFGTDRILDRLVGDQLPRIC; encoded by the coding sequence ATGACTATCTCTTCCTCCGCGCGGGCCAAACTGCCCCGCCTGCGAGACAAAACCATTACCCTGGCCCATGGCAGCGGCGGTCAAGCCATGCAGGATTTGATTGCGGCGCTGTTTGTCAGCCAGTTTGAAGGGCAGCTACCGACGGCGCTGGAAGATCAGGCCCGCATTCCGTTGGCTGAATTGACAGCGCAGGGCGATCGCCTCGCTTTCACGACCGATTCTTATGTGGTGGACCCGCTGTTCTTTCCCGGAGGCGATATTGGCTCATTAGCGGTCAACGGCACGGTGAACGATCTGGCCGTGAGTGGGGCAGTGCCGCGATATCTCACCTGCGCCATGATTTTGGAAGAAGGCTTGCCCATTGACGTCTTAAAGCAAGTGGTGGCCAGTATGGTGACCGCCGCCCAGCAAGCTGGGGTCAAAATCGTCACTGGCGACACCAAGGTAGTCCCAAGGGGGGGGGCCGATAAGCTCTTTATCAATACCGCTGGGGTGGGGGTGATGCGACGTGGCGTGACGCCCGCAGCAGTACATATTCAGCCGGGGGATGCGGTGCTAGTCAACGGCCCCATTGGCAACCACGGGGCAACGATTTTAGTGGCGCGTGAGCAGTTTGCCCTAGAAACGGAAATTCACAGCGACTGCCAGCCCTTGAACGGATTGGTGGACGCGATCGTCACCGCTTGTCCAGCCGTGCGGGCCATGCGCGACGCGACGCGAGGGGGCCTGGCGACCGTGTTGAATGAGTTTGCTGAGAGTGCGCAGGTGGGCATTCGCCTGATTGAAGATGACCTTCCCGTGGATGAGGCCGTGCGCGGGCTCTGCGAACTGCTGGGCCTGGACCCGCTGTATTTGGCGAATGAAGGGAAATTGGTGGTAGTGGTGCCGCCGGATCAGGCCGATACCGTGCTGGCGGCGATGCAGACGCACCCTGCCGGGGTTCACAGTCGCGTCATTGGCCATGTCATCGATGGTCAGCGAGTGGCGTTAAAAACAGGATTTGGCACCGATCGCATCCTTGATCGCCTTGTCGGTGACCAGCTACCGAGGATTTGCTAA
- a CDS encoding iron uptake porin, with the protein MTFNGPLWGAMTLAVGVWASPSAIAAPTTASLNDLVTTHRPLTDAAADQSISSATLPQLTDLSPLSARDAALMAGLPFTDLETETTGQNTGGTTDIWLTPNAESTSSGSADDSPTERTDTAQPEPALELRNPRPVAQTVTVNELSDINPDHWSFGAVQSLVEDYGCLEGYPDSTFRGDRAMTRYEFAAALNACLDQVVRLLPEDQETVAALVQEFDTELTTRVDELEATVAELRANQFSSTTRLFGQVVFGLQGRSNNTADFFPVDGVAETEDPGGGSLTFYSNAQLSLLSRLSRRDLLLISLQAGQGNSLFDPGSNGALGLTNNIRLAYEGETDLSVELTDLTYRRLIGDRFALVAGAAGVNQVSVFRGPSEAEGAGSGPLSLLAQRNPILSIGNGDTGVGFDWQIIDRLSLQGVYAVADGNDPGEDTGLLAGDRTLGFQLTASPLDTVDLALNYVNSYSENGNIGTGIGDSQLSAGDALTTNAFGATVEWDVTPRFTIGGWGGYTTSVTPGEDGSVETVNWMTFLNFPDLFGPGNLGGLYVGQPPRITDSDLRQGQNIPDLLAGNLGDPGGQPDATLHIEAFYRYQMTDNISLTPGVIVLVNPDNTAGSDTITIGALRTTFRF; encoded by the coding sequence ATGACCTTCAACGGACCGCTTTGGGGTGCGATGACGCTGGCTGTGGGCGTTTGGGCTAGTCCAAGCGCGATCGCAGCCCCGACAACTGCATCGCTAAATGACCTTGTGACTACTCACCGACCGCTGACTGACGCGGCGGCTGATCAGTCCATCTCGTCGGCGACCCTGCCCCAGCTCACCGACTTGTCACCCCTGTCCGCCAGGGACGCTGCCCTCATGGCGGGGCTGCCGTTCACCGATTTAGAAACCGAAACAACCGGGCAGAATACTGGGGGGACTACGGATATTTGGCTGACGCCGAATGCTGAGTCAACGTCATCTGGGAGCGCTGATGACTCGCCAACTGAGCGTACGGATACTGCGCAGCCTGAGCCTGCCTTAGAGCTTCGTAATCCGCGGCCTGTGGCGCAAACGGTCACGGTTAACGAATTATCTGACATCAACCCCGATCATTGGTCCTTTGGCGCAGTGCAGTCATTGGTCGAGGACTATGGTTGTTTAGAAGGCTATCCTGACAGCACTTTTCGGGGCGATCGCGCGATGACTCGATATGAGTTTGCCGCCGCGTTGAATGCCTGTCTGGATCAAGTGGTGAGGCTGCTGCCGGAAGATCAAGAAACGGTGGCAGCTTTGGTGCAGGAATTTGATACCGAGCTGACGACCCGAGTGGATGAACTGGAGGCCACGGTTGCAGAATTGCGGGCCAATCAGTTCTCTTCTACCACTCGACTCTTTGGGCAGGTCGTGTTTGGCCTCCAAGGCCGCTCAAATAACACCGCAGACTTCTTTCCCGTCGATGGCGTGGCTGAAACGGAGGATCCCGGCGGTGGTAGCCTGACGTTTTACTCAAATGCTCAGTTGTCTTTACTCAGTCGCTTGAGTCGCCGCGATCTGCTGCTCATTAGCTTGCAGGCAGGGCAGGGCAACAGTCTATTTGATCCCGGCAGCAACGGGGCGCTCGGTCTCACCAACAACATTCGCCTGGCTTACGAAGGGGAAACCGACTTGAGTGTTGAGCTCACGGATTTGACCTATCGCCGCTTGATCGGCGATCGCTTTGCGCTGGTCGCGGGGGCGGCTGGCGTCAACCAGGTCAGTGTCTTTCGCGGGCCGAGTGAAGCCGAAGGAGCCGGTTCTGGCCCGCTGTCTTTGCTGGCGCAACGCAATCCCATTCTCAGTATTGGCAATGGCGACACTGGGGTCGGGTTTGACTGGCAAATTATTGATCGGCTGAGTCTGCAAGGGGTCTATGCCGTGGCGGATGGTAACGACCCTGGCGAAGATACGGGCTTGTTGGCGGGCGATCGCACCTTGGGCTTTCAGCTCACGGCCTCTCCCCTTGACACGGTTGACCTGGCGTTGAACTACGTCAACAGCTATAGCGAAAACGGCAACATTGGCACCGGCATTGGCGATAGCCAACTCTCTGCTGGCGATGCCCTCACGACCAATGCTTTTGGCGCTACGGTCGAATGGGACGTGACGCCTCGATTCACCATCGGCGGTTGGGGGGGGTACACCACCTCCGTCACGCCCGGAGAAGACGGTTCGGTGGAAACGGTGAACTGGATGACCTTTTTGAACTTTCCAGACCTATTTGGTCCAGGGAATTTAGGCGGGCTGTATGTGGGGCAACCTCCGCGCATTACTGACAGCGATCTGCGCCAAGGGCAAAATATTCCAGACTTGCTGGCGGGTAATTTGGGCGATCCGGGGGGGCAACCCGATGCCACCTTGCATATCGAGGCGTTTTATCGCTATCAGATGACTGACAATATCAGCCTCACCCCTGGCGTGATTGTGTTGGTTAATCCTGACAACACGGCAGGCAGCGACACGATTACTATCGGCGCGTTAAGAACGACGTTCCGGTTTTAG
- the hypA gene encoding hydrogenase maturation nickel metallochaperone HypA — protein sequence MHEFAITQNIVEIATEHAEGAAVRRISLEIGQLTAIMPDAIAFCFDVCAQGTLLEGATLEIIQRPGRGQCQDCGREIPLEQPFGVCDCGCTHLTIIQGEELTIKELETEALCA from the coding sequence ATGCATGAATTTGCCATTACGCAAAACATTGTGGAGATCGCCACTGAACACGCCGAAGGGGCTGCCGTGCGCCGCATCAGCCTGGAAATTGGGCAACTCACCGCCATCATGCCGGATGCTATCGCCTTTTGCTTTGACGTCTGCGCCCAGGGCACGCTGTTAGAGGGCGCCACGCTAGAGATTATCCAGCGACCTGGACGCGGCCAGTGTCAAGACTGCGGACGAGAAATTCCCCTTGAGCAACCCTTTGGCGTTTGTGACTGCGGTTGCACCCACCTCACCATCATTCAAGGCGAAGAACTCACGATTAAAGAATTGGAAACGGAGGCCCTATGTGCGTAA
- a CDS encoding flippase translates to MFSKSLTQLKDKASKIRTSSLAKDSFWLLSSKGLNIFIQTAYFVILARTLGPSEYGVFVGITALATMINSFASWGCSEILVKHVSVDRSLLKYYWGNALLTVFVMGTLLTVLFTAIGPALSGGNFPPVVIALIFIADLIGFNISSASSAAFLATGQAKVTAFKSILIGFTKLLAAIALALVLEQTTSLQWAYLYCFSTMLPAILSIWMVNAWLDKPQVSIPRLKKEFVQGFYFSISQSSDFINENIDKIMLASAASLQATGLYGAGFRILTVFKIPILSVAGATFPRFFQHGAEGISGSYRFAKKLLPMAFAYGLGMAVITVVMSPYVEPLIGEGYAEIDALLKLLAPVPLLIALQIVVGDTLTGANHQSYRTSIQVFAAALNVVLNLWLIPRYSWQGAAWATLISESTKVVGFSIAIFYLHNQQSKTPKVDEEE, encoded by the coding sequence ATGTTTTCCAAGAGTCTAACTCAGCTCAAAGACAAGGCCTCTAAAATCCGTACTAGCTCTTTGGCCAAAGATTCTTTCTGGCTGTTGAGTTCGAAAGGATTAAATATTTTTATCCAGACAGCCTATTTTGTGATTTTGGCTCGAACTTTGGGGCCATCAGAATATGGTGTGTTTGTCGGGATTACAGCCCTCGCAACAATGATTAATTCATTTGCAAGCTGGGGCTGCAGCGAAATCTTGGTGAAGCATGTCTCAGTGGATCGCTCCCTTCTGAAATATTACTGGGGCAATGCTCTACTAACTGTTTTTGTCATGGGCACCTTGTTAACGGTGCTGTTTACCGCCATTGGGCCAGCTTTGTCAGGGGGCAACTTTCCACCTGTTGTGATTGCTCTAATCTTTATCGCTGATCTCATCGGCTTTAACATTAGCTCGGCTTCGAGCGCAGCCTTTTTGGCTACGGGGCAAGCCAAAGTAACCGCCTTTAAATCGATTTTGATCGGCTTTACTAAGTTGTTGGCAGCGATCGCTTTAGCCCTGGTTCTTGAGCAAACGACTTCTTTACAATGGGCCTACCTTTACTGTTTTTCCACTATGTTGCCAGCCATTCTTTCTATATGGATGGTGAACGCTTGGCTAGACAAACCGCAAGTGTCGATTCCAAGGCTCAAAAAAGAATTTGTGCAGGGATTTTACTTCTCAATCAGCCAATCCTCTGACTTTATTAATGAGAACATCGATAAAATCATGCTGGCTAGTGCCGCGTCCTTACAAGCAACCGGGCTTTATGGGGCTGGCTTCCGCATCTTAACCGTCTTTAAGATCCCGATTCTTTCGGTAGCCGGAGCCACTTTTCCTCGCTTTTTTCAACATGGTGCAGAGGGCATTAGCGGTAGCTATCGATTTGCCAAAAAGCTTTTGCCCATGGCCTTTGCCTATGGCTTGGGCATGGCCGTCATTACGGTTGTGATGTCGCCTTATGTGGAGCCTTTAATCGGTGAAGGTTACGCTGAAATTGATGCCCTCTTAAAGTTACTCGCGCCGGTGCCGCTCTTAATTGCCTTACAAATTGTGGTAGGCGATACCTTGACGGGGGCAAATCATCAAAGCTATCGCACTAGTATTCAGGTTTTTGCCGCGGCATTAAATGTAGTACTGAACCTGTGGCTCATTCCCAGATATTCCTGGCAAGGAGCGGCTTGGGCCACCCTCATCTCCGAATCGACCAAAGTAGTCGGTTTTTCAATCGCGATATTCTATCTACACAATCAGCAATCAAAAACGCCAAAAGTGGATGAGGAAGAGTAG
- a CDS encoding glycosyltransferase, giving the protein MKNLMFSVRDFATLVGYSYLYEFEDACASVLDAKLLKLSHYDELNFYRRLYKYASRIKKSGGQPGAFANSLVKSSLQQPLDGSYDFFFATFNHVFELFTLMVLGDWRKNCNKAACYITEVRVNDFPECTYLLNFLRDFEHIFLGTRQCVDDVASITGRPCSYLPISADTLRFRPFDLRSRPAIECANLGRRSAITHQALMDYAQSHNLFYYYDTASISNVVNAKQQQTFVVKDPAEHRMLLANILKNSRYFIANRSRANETEVAYSEISSRFFEGAAAGTIMLGIAPDTEEFHQNFDWPDAVIPTPFDCPDIADLIQSLNNQPERLEGIRRQNVSQAMLRHDSVHRLQTIFDAVGLTPTPKMSQRVNTLQEIAHSLYQPQPKFE; this is encoded by the coding sequence ATGAAAAACTTAATGTTCTCGGTTCGCGACTTTGCGACCCTAGTGGGCTACAGCTACTTATATGAGTTCGAAGACGCTTGCGCAAGTGTGCTCGATGCCAAGCTCCTTAAGTTGTCCCATTACGATGAACTTAACTTTTACAGAAGGCTTTATAAGTACGCCAGTCGAATCAAGAAATCAGGTGGTCAGCCTGGAGCTTTTGCCAACTCGCTGGTGAAATCTTCTCTTCAGCAACCGTTGGATGGGTCTTATGACTTTTTCTTTGCCACCTTTAACCATGTGTTTGAGTTATTTACTTTAATGGTGTTGGGTGACTGGCGAAAAAACTGCAATAAAGCTGCTTGCTACATTACCGAAGTCAGAGTCAACGACTTCCCAGAGTGTACTTACCTGTTAAATTTTTTGCGCGACTTCGAGCATATCTTTTTAGGCACTCGTCAATGTGTTGATGATGTCGCATCCATCACCGGTCGCCCCTGTAGCTATTTGCCCATTAGTGCAGACACATTAAGATTTCGTCCGTTTGACTTGCGATCGAGGCCCGCTATCGAGTGTGCCAACTTAGGGCGCCGTTCGGCAATTACTCACCAAGCGCTGATGGACTATGCTCAGTCACACAATCTTTTTTATTATTACGACACCGCTAGCATTTCCAATGTTGTGAATGCCAAGCAGCAACAAACCTTTGTGGTTAAAGATCCTGCAGAGCACCGCATGCTTCTAGCTAACATCCTTAAGAATAGCCGCTACTTTATCGCCAACCGCTCCCGAGCAAACGAAACTGAAGTTGCCTACAGTGAGATTTCTTCTCGCTTTTTTGAAGGCGCAGCAGCAGGCACCATAATGCTCGGAATTGCCCCAGATACAGAAGAGTTTCACCAGAATTTTGATTGGCCAGACGCCGTGATTCCAACCCCCTTTGATTGTCCAGATATCGCTGATTTGATTCAGTCACTCAACAATCAACCCGAGCGATTAGAAGGCATCCGCCGTCAAAATGTCTCGCAGGCCATGTTACGTCACGACTCTGTTCACCGACTTCAAACAATTTTTGATGCCGTGGGCTTAACACCGACTCCTAAAATGTCTCAGCGTGTCAATACTTTGCAAGAGATTGCTCACTCACTTTATCAACCTCAGCCAAAATTTGAGTAA